Proteins from one Peromyscus eremicus unplaced genomic scaffold, PerEre_H2_v1 PerEre#2#chr22_unloc_1, whole genome shotgun sequence genomic window:
- the LOC131900412 gene encoding gastrula zinc finger protein XlCGF17.1-like: MAHKFSQCTPYNTSDLTKNCNKYGSCNYGDASTKSTNPKNTKSGNTGEECCKYRDCGKQLNLCSITSERRHTKKELHKTMDCDKSFDSKHTLILKENSSVEKLHQCRKCGKCFRSYWSLSKHRRSHSGKKFYKCNKCGKWFYLLYQAKIHYKTHSRKAPYKCSECEKCFFQKDQLLTHQKIHTIQRPFKCNHCEKCFVRADRLRVHQRIHSGEKPFKCTACEKSYAYASDLRVHQRIHRGEKPFKCSDCEKCFTHASCLRVHQRIHTGEKPYKCSECEKSFRQFSNLTQHQMCHTGEKPYKCSECEKSFAYMSSLTYHQRSHTGEKPYKCSECEKSFSRVFILRKHQRIHTEN, encoded by the coding sequence ATGGCCCACAAATTCTCCCAATGTACACCTTATAACACAAGTGATCTTACAAAGAATTGCAACAAGTATGGAAGTTGTAACTATGGGGATGCCTCTACTAAATCAACAAACCCAAAGAATACTAAAAGTGGGAACACTGGAGAAGAATGTTGCAAGTATAGAGACTGTGGAAAACAGTTAAATTTGTGTTCTATCACTAGTGAAAGACGTCATACTAAAAAGGAACTACACAAAACTATGGACTGTGATAAATCATTTGACTCTaaacacacactcattctgaaaGAAAACTCTAGTGTAGAGAAACTACACCAATGCAGGAAATGTGGCAAATGCTTCAGGTCATACTGGAGTCTCAGCAAACATCGTAGATCCCATTCTGGAAAGAAATTCTACAAATGTAACAAATGTGGAAAGTGGTTTTACTTATTATATCAGGCTAAAATCCATTATAAAACCCATAGTAGAAAGgcaccttacaaatgtagtgaatgtgaaaAATGCTTTTTCCAGAAAGACCAACTTTTgacacatcagaaaattcatacaaTACAGAGACCTTTCAAATGTAATCATTGTGAGAAATGCTTTGTACGTGCTGATCGTCTTAGAgtacatcagagaattcattcGGGAGAGAAACCTTTCAAATGCACTGCTTGTGAGAAATCCTATGCGTATGCCTCAGATCTCAGAgtacatcagagaattcatagaGGAGAAAAACCATTCAAATGTAGTGATTGTGAGAAATGTTTTACACATGCCTCTTGCCTTAGAgtacatcagagaattcatacaggagagaaaccttacaaatgtagtgaatgtgagaaaTCCTTCAGACAGTTTTCAAATCTTACACAGCATCAGATGtgtcatacaggagagaaaccttacaaatgtagtgaatgtgagaaaTCTTTTGCATATATGTCAAGTCTTACATATCATCAGAGAAGTCATACAggtgagaaaccttacaaatgtagtgaatgtgagaaaTCATTTTCACGTGTCTTCATTCTTAGaaaacatcagagaattcatacagaaAATTGA